TGTAGAGGACCAGCAAACCGATCACGACCAAGATGACGGCGAGCATCCCCGCATGGTTTTTTTCCATCCAGTCTTTGAGTCGTTCCAGCGAATCGTCGAGCCGGTCACCGGCAGCCAGGTACGCCAGTATTGGGATGGCGACGGTGGATGCGGCCAGCGCGACAAAGAATGCCGTGTAAACCCAGGAGCCCGCGGCGCCGTGCCCGCCGCTGCCGATGGCCAATCCGGCCGCCGCGCAGATGATCAGCACCTCGGGTCTTACCACCACCAGCACCGCACCTACCACCCCCGCGCGGGTCGGGGTGAAGCTGGTGAAGGTGCGCATCCAGCCGGGCATTTCGGTGCTGCGATGCCGGGTCAGCCATCGGACGACGCCGAACACGATCAACGCCGACCCGAGGACCACTCGCAGCCAGGATGCCCAGGCCGGCGGTGTTTTACGCAACCCACCGAGTACGCCGGAGGCCGCAACGAAGACGGCGGTCACCGCGGCCAAGCCGAACAGCCAGCCGACCAGGAAGGCCAGGCTGCTCGGCCGCGGCCGCGGCGTGTGTAAGACCAATACGGCCGGGATGACCGACAACGGCGAGAGCGCAACGACCAACGCCAGCGGCACCAGCCCGGTTAGCACGGAAAACCAATGACCTGTCACGGGCAGCAATTTTCGCATTGACACCGCCCGGTGACCACCGAGCGCGCCGCATACTCAGGGGACTAGCGGCAAGCCTCGATAGTCTGGGCGTCGCGTGCGATGATCCGGCGTGGTGGTCGCAAGATCCGTCGAACACCAGGGGGAAGGATCAAGTGGCAAGTCGGATTCATCTTGGGCACATCTTTCACCTCGCCGACGCTCCACTGGTGACGCATGCCGCCAAGGCGCTGGTGTCGATTTCCGAAGGCGCTCTGATAGTTGGTGATGACGGCCTTATCCAATTCTGCGGAGAAGCGGCGGACGTCCCGTGGCGTTTCCAATCCGCGACCGTGTCGGATCACCGGCCCGGCTTTTTGCTTCCAGGCTTCGTCGACACCCACGTGCACTTCCCACAGACGTACGCGGGCGCCGCATACGGTGGGGGGCAGCTGCCGGAGTGGCTGACCCGGTGCGTGTACCCTGCGGAAGCCCGTTTCGCCGATCCGGCGTTCGCTCAGCCGGCGGCGGTCGAGTTCTGTGACCGACGCATCGCGACCGGAACCACCGCCGCCATGGTCTTCGGATCCGCGTTTCCCCATGCTCAAGATGCCTTGTTCACCGAAACGCAGCGCCGCGGACTACGCCTGGTCAGCGGGCGCGGCATCCAGACCGCAGGCCCAACGGCGGCCGCACCGTTGATGACGTCGGAGCAGGACGCCATCCGGCTGGCCCGCGAGGAAATCGACAAATGGCATGCGGCTGACACCGGCCGAGTGAGCACCGCACTACTGCACGTCGCGGTCGCCCCGCGATATTCGCTAGCGGTGACCCCATCGACCTTGAAAAGGCTTGGCGATCTGTATGACTCAGTGCGAGATCGCGGTGTTTACTTCCACAGCCACCTCAACGAGAACAATCGGCCGGGCACCGGCGAGGTGGCTGCAACCAAACAGGCATACCAAGTCGACTCATATCTGGACACCTACGACGGCAAGTTCCTGCCCGGGTCGGCGGTCGGCGGTTCAAGCATGCTCGGCCGGCGCAGCATATTGGCGCATGCGGTGCACTGTCAGGACTCCGAACTCGAGCGAATGGCCGAGACCGGCACCTCCATCTCGCACTGCCCGATCTCCCAGCAGTTCCTGGGCTCGGGCACCATGCCGTGGCTGCGGACGGTGGAGTCCGGTGTAAACATCGCCGCCGGAACGGATTTCGGTGGCGGAGATGAGTGGCTTATCCCGCAGGTCGTCGCCGCTGCGTACAAGGTGCACATCTCGGAACCGGGCACCGCCGGTGTTTGTATGCATCCGGCCGAAATGCTGTTTATCGCGACACTCGGCGGCGCGCGCGCACTCGACATGGAGGATCGGTTCGGCAACTTCGATGTTGGCAAGGAGGCGGACTTCGTCGTAGTTGACCCGAGACGCACCCCGGCACTCAACGCCGCGCTGAACCACGGCGTGCGCTCAGACGATGCCGAAATTGCCCGTGACCAGACGCTGTTCGGGTTGTTGATGGGAATCCGCGAGACGTCCATCGCCGAAACGTATGTGCAAGGGCGCCGGCTTGGGTGAGCCACCAACGACGTGATCTGATGGTTTCGACGTCCGAGTGCCCCGGGAGAGAAGATGCGCAGGTACATCAGCGGAAGTGCCGGCGCTGCTGCGGCCGGACTGGTCGCGGCGGTGCAGATATGGGGCGCCGCACCGAACTCACCGGTGAGCGAAGTCTCGCTCACCGACGCGAGCAAAAGCATGTGCGGTGCAAATGTCGTGTGCCCTGGCGCTCCGGCCCCCGACGGCGGTGACCAAGCCAGCGCGGAGCAGCGGATCATCGACGGCTACATCGCCAAGCAGGTCGGCTGCACACCCGACTTGTCACCCAACCCACAGTCGATCACCTGGGATCCCCCCGGCTTCACACCGAATGCCGGCGGCTCAGGAGAAGTCAACGACGCCGACCCGCGACTGGGTGGCCACTTCCTCGCCGACTACGTCAACGGCCGCTGGCACATCGACTACATGTACTGCTGAGCTCAGCCCGGCACAGGCTCGCCCTGACAGAACTGCGACGCGAAATCCACCGTCACGGTCGACGGCGTGCTGAACCGAGCTGCGAGGGTGAGCTGCGGATCCACCGGTGGTTGATCGAGCCCCAGTCGCTTTACCGCGAGGTTGATCTCCACGGTGTCGGGCGCAGTTCTGCGAGCATTGGTGTCCCGGTCCGGCCGCATGTTCGGCTCGGCGTTGTTGCTCGCGGCGGGCTTTCTGATCGCAAGGTCGTCGGTATCCTCTTGCGGGCCCAGCTCGACGAACTCTGCCCCGTTGTTGGCGATGGTGTACGTCAAGAGGTAACCGGCAAAGCCAGACCCGAGCGAACCCGATGGCGACGGCGGCAGCGGCTCGGCGAATCGAACTACCAGCCGTAGGACATCGCCCCGGGGATGCGAGACGTCCACGGCGGCCACGGAAATGGTCGCGGGCGGTTTCGGCCCGAGCCGCAACTGGCAGCTCAGTCGCTTCGGCAGCTGCGACCAGTCGTCCCGCGCCGGCCTGACCCACGCGTAGACCGCGACACCGACCATGATCAACACCAGCACGGCGGGAAGTGTCAACCGCAGGCCGACCGGCATCCTTAGCCACCAGCGCCGGAGACGATCGGCGAACACGCCCAGCGGCAATCGTGGTGCACAGGGATCGGGCCGACGATGTCTGGTCCAGTCGTCACCGTCCCAATATCGTTGCCCCGCGCAACCGTCGGGATCGGAATACCATCCTGCCGGCGGCGAAGTGGCCACGTGGTGCTCCATTCAACGGTCGGGAAGGGGTCGGATGCGGCGCCGCCCTCACGGACTACGGCGGCGAGTCGAACACCTCCGGCAGCGGGTCCAGGATCTGCACGTGGTCGCCCTGCCAAGCAAACCCCACGATCGTCAAGATGCCGTCTTGGCAGCCGTCACAGCTCTGCAGCGTCCGATAGCTCAGGACCACGATGTCGTTCGTGGAGGCCGGACCGATCAAGCTGGTGAATGGGTAGGCGCTCGGCGTTGCGGTTCCGACGAACTTTCCCCGATGAAACATCAGCGCCTGGTCGGGGGAACTGTTGGTGGCGTCTTGCACCGTCACCAGCACCGCGGACAGGTCGACGCACGGGTCGTAATTGCTGTCCTCCGGTGTGCTATTCCAGGACCTGCCGGTTTTGGAATCGGGCGGAAGCTGGGCGAGCGCAGCGCGTACGGCCGCTGCTTCATCCGGGCCACACGGCGCCGCTGGTGCGTCGGCTGCCGGGGAAGTGGGGCGCGGCGAGACGGCGGTCGTTGGCGGGGGCGTTGGGACCGCGCGTGGCCGGGCCCGGTGCATGCCCGCGTATGCAATGACCGCGGCAGCGACGCAGGCCAGAACCAGCGACGCCACCAGCCACACGGTGCGCCGAGACCGGCGTTGGGCAGGAGGCGTCGTATCGACGTCGTCGGACGGCTGGTATGCCGGCGGAGGCCAGTCGGGATCAATCTCGTGAGACACCTGATGCTCCCGGTCCCCTCCCGCTGGCTCCCGATACTTCCCGAGCTTGGCGAATTGTAGCCAGAACGTGCTGGTAGCGGAAATAAGCGGGCCGTCTCGGTCGTGCCGCCGGGCCGGGTGAGCCTGACCACATCCAGCATTCTGATAGCTGGCTTCACAGCAATCTGTCCCATACTAGACGTCATGCAGCAAGCGACGGCACCGCAAACCGCTGGCAACGCGCCGGTGGGTTCGATGGTGCCTGGTCGAGGCATGTGATGGCACGTTCCCGGGGCAATCGCCCGCGCCATCGTGCTGTGCGCCAACCGTCGCGGATCCGCCGGCCGCTGGCGCGGGGCCTGATGACGCTGGTGTCGCTGGTTGCGGTGGTGATGACCGGGGCGGGGTATTGGGTAGCCCACGGCGCGCTGAGCGGCATCACCATTTCGCAGGCCCTTACCGCCGAAGATCCCCGTTCCAGCGACAACAACATGAACATCTTGCTCATCGGGCTGGACTCCCGCAAAGACCAGGAAGGCAACGACCTGCCCTGGTCGATCTTGAAGCAGCTGCACGCGGGTGACTCCGATGACGGCGGCTACAACACCAACACGCTGATCCTCGTGCACGTCGGTGCCGACGGCAAAGTGGTCGCCTTTTCGATCCCCCGCGACGACTGGGTGCCCTTCACCGGCGTTCCGGGATACAACCACATCAAGATCAAAGAGGCGTACGGGCTTACCAAGCAATACGTTGCACAGCAGCTGGCCAACCAGGGTGTGGGCGACCGGAAAGAACTCGAGACCCGGGGCCGTGAGGCCGGCCGGGCCGCGACCTTGCGCGCGGTGCGCAGCCTGACCGGCGTTCCGATCGACTACTTCGCCGAGATCAATTTGGCCGGTTTCTACGATTTGGCCCAGACTCTGGGCGGCGTTGAGGTGTGCCTGAACCACGCCGTCTACGACTCGTACTCCGGGGCGGACTTCCCCGCCGGGCGCCAGCGATTGAATGCGTCACAGGCGCTCGCCTTTGTCCGGCAGCGTCATGGCCTGGACAACGGGGACCTGGATCGCACCCACCGCCAGCAGGCCTTCCTGTCGTCGGTCATGCGGGACCTGCAGGATTCGGGCAGCTTCACCAACCTGGACAGGCTCGACAGCCTGATGGCCGTGGCACGCAAGGATGTCGTGCTGTCCGCCGG
The nucleotide sequence above comes from Mycobacterium decipiens. Encoded proteins:
- a CDS encoding GAP family protein; its protein translation is MRKLLPVTGHWFSVLTGLVPLALVVALSPLSVIPAVLVLHTPRPRPSSLAFLVGWLFGLAAVTAVFVAASGVLGGLRKTPPAWASWLRVVLGSALIVFGVVRWLTRHRSTEMPGWMRTFTSFTPTRAGVVGAVLVVVRPEVLIICAAAGLAIGSGGHGAAGSWVYTAFFVALAASTVAIPILAYLAAGDRLDDSLERLKDWMEKNHAGMLAVILVVIGLLVLYNGLHAM
- a CDS encoding amidohydrolase family protein is translated as MASRIHLGHIFHLADAPLVTHAAKALVSISEGALIVGDDGLIQFCGEAADVPWRFQSATVSDHRPGFLLPGFVDTHVHFPQTYAGAAYGGGQLPEWLTRCVYPAEARFADPAFAQPAAVEFCDRRIATGTTAAMVFGSAFPHAQDALFTETQRRGLRLVSGRGIQTAGPTAAAPLMTSEQDAIRLAREEIDKWHAADTGRVSTALLHVAVAPRYSLAVTPSTLKRLGDLYDSVRDRGVYFHSHLNENNRPGTGEVAATKQAYQVDSYLDTYDGKFLPGSAVGGSSMLGRRSILAHAVHCQDSELERMAETGTSISHCPISQQFLGSGTMPWLRTVESGVNIAAGTDFGGGDEWLIPQVVAAAYKVHISEPGTAGVCMHPAEMLFIATLGGARALDMEDRFGNFDVGKEADFVVVDPRRTPALNAALNHGVRSDDAEIARDQTLFGLLMGIRETSIAETYVQGRRLG
- a CDS encoding integrase — translated: MRRYISGSAGAAAAGLVAAVQIWGAAPNSPVSEVSLTDASKSMCGANVVCPGAPAPDGGDQASAEQRIIDGYIAKQVGCTPDLSPNPQSITWDPPGFTPNAGGSGEVNDADPRLGGHFLADYVNGRWHIDYMYC
- a CDS encoding DUF2510 domain-containing protein; the encoded protein is MEHHVATSPPAGWYSDPDGCAGQRYWDGDDWTRHRRPDPCAPRLPLGVFADRLRRWWLRMPVGLRLTLPAVLVLIMVGVAVYAWVRPARDDWSQLPKRLSCQLRLGPKPPATISVAAVDVSHPRGDVLRLVVRFAEPLPPSPSGSLGSGFAGYLLTYTIANNGAEFVELGPQEDTDDLAIRKPAASNNAEPNMRPDRDTNARRTAPDTVEINLAVKRLGLDQPPVDPQLTLAARFSTPSTVTVDFASQFCQGEPVPG
- a CDS encoding LppP/LprE family lipoprotein, producing the protein MSHEIDPDWPPPAYQPSDDVDTTPPAQRRSRRTVWLVASLVLACVAAAVIAYAGMHRARPRAVPTPPPTTAVSPRPTSPAADAPAAPCGPDEAAAVRAALAQLPPDSKTGRSWNSTPEDSNYDPCVDLSAVLVTVQDATNSSPDQALMFHRGKFVGTATPSAYPFTSLIGPASTNDIVVLSYRTLQSCDGCQDGILTIVGFAWQGDHVQILDPLPEVFDSPP
- a CDS encoding LCP family protein, producing MARSRGNRPRHRAVRQPSRIRRPLARGLMTLVSLVAVVMTGAGYWVAHGALSGITISQALTAEDPRSSDNNMNILLIGLDSRKDQEGNDLPWSILKQLHAGDSDDGGYNTNTLILVHVGADGKVVAFSIPRDDWVPFTGVPGYNHIKIKEAYGLTKQYVAQQLANQGVGDRKELETRGREAGRAATLRAVRSLTGVPIDYFAEINLAGFYDLAQTLGGVEVCLNHAVYDSYSGADFPAGRQRLNASQALAFVRQRHGLDNGDLDRTHRQQAFLSSVMRDLQDSGSFTNLDRLDSLMAVARKDVVLSAGWDEHLFRRMGDLAGGNVEFRTLPVVRYDNIDGQDVNIIDPTAIRAEVAAAFGNASATKATVAKPDPATVVDVVNAGSISGLASQVSSALRKRGYTAGQVRDRESGDPFATTIEYGAGAKADAENLADLLGIDAPYQPDSALAPGHIRVTVDTNFSLPAPDEAASTATSTKTGTYPMYSDDTASYPTPDQGAPIDGGGVPCVN